A window of Streptomyces sp. Je 1-332 genomic DNA:
GTTTTCTCCGGCGCGATGGTCGGGCCCGGCACGGCCATCGACCCCGCGCGCGAGCCCTCCGAGGCTGTCGCCCCCGTCGACGGCATCGTCGTCTCGCTTCATCCCCATGCCTTCGTCGTCGTGGACGACCAGGGGCACGGCGTCCTTACCCACTTGGGTATCGACACTGTCCAGCTCAACGGCGAGGGCTTCGAGCTGCTCGTGAACAAGGGTGACACCGTGCAGCGCGGTCAGTCCATCGTGCGTTGGGACCCGGCCGGCGTCGAGGCGGCCGGCAAGTCTCCGATCTGCCCGATCGTGGCGCTCGAGGCCACTGCCGAGTCCCTCTCCGGTCTCATGGAGGATGGCGACGTAAAGGCTGGGGACGTTCTCTTCAGCTGGAAGTGACGTCAGCGCCGTCCCTGACGGCCGACAGGACATACACCGCGGCGGCTGGGCCCGTCGCTCTATCGGAGACGGTGAGATGGAGACAACGCTGCGAGGCGTCGGCGTGAGCCACGGAGTGGCGATCGGCGAGGTTCGGCACATGGGGACGGCGGTGCTTGAGCCGCCTGCCAAGCAGATTCCCGCGGAGGAGGCCGAGCGCGAACAGGGGCGCGCTCGCCAGGCTGTGGAAGCTGTCGCCGCCGACCTGAATGCGCGTGGTCATCTGGCGGGTGGCGAGGCACAGCATGTGCTCGAGGCGCAGGCCATGATCGCCCAGGACCCCGAGCTCATGGCCGATGTCGACCGGCGCGTCACCGTCGGCAGCTCGGCGGAGCGCGCCGTCTACGACGCGTTCTCCCACTACCGCGAGCTGCTCGCGGGCGCCGGTGAGTACATGGCCGGTCGCGTCGCCGACCTCGATGACGTGCGGAATCGTATCGTCGCCCGTCTGTTGGGCGTTCCGATGCCCGGTGTTCCGGACAGCGACGAGCCCTACATCCTCATCGCGCGCGACCTCGCGCCTGCGGACACGGCGCTGCTCGACCCCACGTTGGTGCTCGGTTTCGTGACCGAGGAGGGCGGGCCGACCAGCCACAGCGCGATTCTCGCGCGTGCGCTCGGTGTGCCCGCGATCGTCGCTCTGCCCGGTGCGGGTGAGCTGGCCGAGGGCACGGTGGTCGCCGTGGACGGCAGCACCGGTGAGATCTTCGTCGAGCCGAGCGCGGAGAAGAGGGGGCAGCTCGAGGCTTCGGCCGCCGAGCGCAGGGCCGCTCTTGCCGCGTCGACCGGTCCCGGTGCGACGTCCGACGGGCACAAGGTGCCGCTGCTGGCCAACGTCGGCGGTCCCGCCGACGTGCCGGCCGCCGTGGAGGCGGGGGCCGAGGGTGTCGGTCTCTTCCGGACCGAGTTCCTCTTCCTCGACGACAGCACCAAGGCGCCGTCGGAGGAGAAGCAGGTCGAGGCGTACCGCAAGGTGCTCGAGGCGTTCCCCGAGGGCCGTGTCGTCGTGCGTGTGCTCGACGCCGGTGCCGACAAGCCGCTCGACTTCCTGACGCCCGCCGACGAGCCGAACCCGGCGCTGGGTGTGCGCGGGCTGCGGTCGCTGCTCGACCACCCGGACGTGCTGCGTACGCAGCTGACCGCGCTGGCCAAGGCCGTCGAAGGGCTGCCGGTCTACCTCGAAGTCATGGCGCCGATGGTCGCCGACCGTATCGACGCCAAGGCGTTCGCCGATGCGTGCCGCGAGGCGGGGCTGCAGGCCAAGTTCGGTGCCATGGTGGAGATTCCGTCGGCCGCTCTGCGGGCCCGCTCGATTCTCCAGGAGGTCGAGT
This region includes:
- a CDS encoding PTS glucose transporter subunit IIA — translated: MTSVTSPLAGRAIGLSAVPDPVFSGAMVGPGTAIDPAREPSEAVAPVDGIVVSLHPHAFVVVDDQGHGVLTHLGIDTVQLNGEGFELLVNKGDTVQRGQSIVRWDPAGVEAAGKSPICPIVALEATAESLSGLMEDGDVKAGDVLFSWK
- the ptsP gene encoding phosphoenolpyruvate--protein phosphotransferase, which codes for METTLRGVGVSHGVAIGEVRHMGTAVLEPPAKQIPAEEAEREQGRARQAVEAVAADLNARGHLAGGEAQHVLEAQAMIAQDPELMADVDRRVTVGSSAERAVYDAFSHYRELLAGAGEYMAGRVADLDDVRNRIVARLLGVPMPGVPDSDEPYILIARDLAPADTALLDPTLVLGFVTEEGGPTSHSAILARALGVPAIVALPGAGELAEGTVVAVDGSTGEIFVEPSAEKRGQLEASAAERRAALAASTGPGATSDGHKVPLLANVGGPADVPAAVEAGAEGVGLFRTEFLFLDDSTKAPSEEKQVEAYRKVLEAFPEGRVVVRVLDAGADKPLDFLTPADEPNPALGVRGLRSLLDHPDVLRTQLTALAKAVEGLPVYLEVMAPMVADRIDAKAFADACREAGLQAKFGAMVEIPSAALRARSILQEVEFLSLGTNDLAQYAFAADRQVGAVSRLQDPWQPALLDLVALSAEAARAEGKSCGVCGEAASDPLLACVLTGLGVTSLSMGAASIPYVRATLGKYTLAQCERAASAARAADSAEDARKAAQAVLSGE